A genomic window from Lotus japonicus ecotype B-129 chromosome 1, LjGifu_v1.2 includes:
- the LOC130728042 gene encoding uncharacterized protein LOC130728042 — MSSGIKSQTLDSGTVVNQSKAELISPTSLPQITGDNAENVQKEDMPPKEGSNSHKGRLENVGNAVNITDSQSNTKGANTLNNVIDVDSITPSKCGSEDDSVQENSASTNAKLLKRIKLEKM, encoded by the exons ATGTCAAGTGGGATCAAGAGTCAG ACCCTAGATAGTGGTACCGTTGTCAATCAGTCAAAGGCTGAGTTAATTTCTCCGACCTCCCTCCCACAAATCACTGGTGATAATGCAGAAAATGTTCAAAAAGAAGATATGCCACCTAAGGAAGGATCAAATTCCCATAAAGGCAGACTTGAGAATGTTGGTAATGCCGTCAACATTACTGATTCACAATCCAACACTAAAGGTGCAAACACACTAAACAATGTTATAGATGTTGACAGCATCACACCTTCAAAATGTGGATCAGAGGATGATTCCGTACAAGAAAATTCTGCAAGTACCAATGCAAAACTTTTGAAGCGGATCAAATTAGAGAAGATGTAG
- the LOC130738282 gene encoding uncharacterized protein LOC130738282 has translation MYKDLDTSFLIDVIGIITGASGEQEFEKDGTKQKRITVELDQDGVRVECAFFGKYVSEVSGYLSSVDATNDVVVVQCCKIKPFKGIMYGKYVCKIHASVRKTLIYRFQSLLSEGRVYQISFFGVGEKGRDFRPTSHPFKINFDIHTSVRLVPNKAINLSPYNFVPISDIMFKDLDTSFLIDVIGILTGASAEQEFEKDGGKHKRITIALDQDGARVECAFFGKYVDEVVGYLGFVDATNVVVVHLIYLKLSFPLMASRIDDLTKIDASKETWTIFAKFNRLWLSSSLYGSKLPSSMDMILMDDKGCKIHATVRKALIYRFKSLLTEGRVYQISFFGVGESGRDFRPTSHPFKINFDIHTSVRLVPNKTINLTPYKLCVSVTDDTGSAQFMIFDREVFAIIQKSFKDVEANFVKGGDKLSIPQEICNIMHKQFLFKVEAKEDSGGRFESTYTVNFFCKDSNIIMKFIHNVSSTTQGLTI, from the exons ATGTATAAGGACCTTGATACATCATTCCTTATAG ATGTAATTGGAATTATCACGGGAGCAAGTGGAGAACAAGAGTTCGAAAAAGATGGTACTAAACAGAAGAGGATAACAGTAGAGCTTGACCAAGATGG GGTTCGGGTTGAATGTGCATTTTTCGGGAAATACGTTTCTGAAGTCAGTGGTTATCTTTCATCTGTTGATGCAACCAATGATGTCGTGGTTGTACAGTGTTGTAAGATCAAGCCATTTAAAGGTATTATGTATGGGAAATAC GTTTGTAAGATTCATGCTTCCGTTAGGAAGACTCTGATATACCGATTCCAATCTTTGCTAAGTGAGGGTCGTGTATATCAGATTTCGTTCTTTGGCGTTGGTGAAAAAGGTCGTGATTTCAGACCAACCTCGcatccattcaagatcaactttgatattcatacaTCTGTGCGCTTGGTTCCCAACAAGGCCATCAACTTAAGCCCGTACAATTTTGTGCCAATATCTGATATAATGTTCAAGGATCTTGATACGTCTTTTCTTATAG ATGTGATTGGAATtctcactggtgcaagtgctgaaCAAGAATTTGAAAAAGATGGTGGGAAGCATAAAAGAATTACTATTGCACTTGACCAAGATGG GGCTCGGGTTGAATGCGCCTTTTTTGGAAAGTATGTTGATGAGGTCGTTGGTTATCTTGGATTTGTTGATGCAAccaatgttgttgttgtt CACTTGATATATTTGAAATTAAGCTTTCCTCTTATGGCTTCAAGAATCGACGATCTCACCAAAATCGATGCCTCCAAAGAGACCTGGACAATTTTTGCGAAATTCAATCGTTTATGGCTAAGTTCGAGCTTATATGGCTCAAAGCTACCCTCTTCAatggacatgattcttatggatgacaag GGTTGTAAGATTCATGCTACAGTTAGGAAGGCTTTGATCTATCGATTTAAGTCTTTGCTAACAGAAGGACGCGTATATCAGATTTCAttctttggtgttggtgaaagcggTCGTGATTTTCGTCCAACCTCGCATCCATTCAAaatcaactttgatattcatacaTCTGTACGATTGGTTCCTAACAAGACTATCAACTTAACTCC GTACAAACTTTGTGTTTCTGTGACCGATGATACTGGATCTGCACAATTCATGATTTTTGACCGTGAAGTTTTTGCCATTATTCAAAAATCATTCAAAGATGTCGAGGCAAATTTTGTTAAG GGCGGTGATAAATTGAGTATTCCCCAAGAGATTTGTAACATAATGCATAAGCAATTCCTCTTTAAGGTCGAGGCTAAGGAGGATTCTGGAGGCAGGTTTGAGTCTACATACACCGTCAATTTTTTTTGCAAGGATTCAAACATTATTATGAAGTTCATTCACAATGTAAGTAGTACAACTCAAGGCCTGACTATTTGA